The candidate division TA06 bacterium genome has a segment encoding these proteins:
- a CDS encoding permease yields MVDALLGILVNSWDVLVDSGVYVIFGLAIAGLINAFLGEKKISENLGRKSFKSVLLSSLFGIPLPLCSCGVVPTAVSLYKKGASKGATVSFLVSTPETGVDSIAISWALLDPLMTIARPIAAFLTAMLTGSFENLFGENGSRKEIDSEHVCIVCGEEKVRTSHHHGFGAKVTGGMKYAFGELLGDISKWFLIGMIIAGAITYFVPEGLITEQAGYGWPTMLLMALVGIPLYMCATSSTPIAAALIAKGVSPGAALVFLLTGPVTNAASLTVVAKFLGVRATVVYLVSIFASSLLFGWGLNWIYRISGLDAVSIVGKGAELIPFWLKVGGGLGLLLLMVNSMIQLRKERTCENHG; encoded by the coding sequence CTGGTGGATGCGCTTCTGGGTATTTTGGTCAATTCGTGGGATGTCCTTGTTGATTCTGGTGTATATGTCATATTTGGGCTTGCCATTGCAGGGCTGATCAACGCATTCCTTGGTGAAAAAAAGATTAGTGAAAACCTTGGAAGAAAGAGCTTCAAGTCAGTTCTGCTTTCATCTCTTTTTGGAATTCCTCTTCCCCTATGTTCTTGTGGAGTTGTTCCCACCGCGGTCTCTCTTTACAAGAAAGGCGCATCCAAGGGCGCGACTGTATCCTTTCTTGTTTCAACCCCCGAGACCGGCGTCGATTCGATTGCAATAAGTTGGGCACTTCTTGACCCTCTGATGACAATAGCAAGGCCGATTGCCGCGTTTCTTACTGCAATGCTGACTGGTTCATTCGAAAACCTCTTTGGCGAGAATGGGTCAAGAAAAGAAATCGATTCAGAGCATGTCTGCATTGTGTGTGGAGAGGAAAAAGTCCGGACGTCTCATCATCACGGTTTTGGTGCAAAAGTAACAGGCGGAATGAAATATGCGTTTGGAGAGTTGCTTGGTGACATATCGAAGTGGTTTCTAATAGGCATGATTATCGCTGGCGCAATTACTTACTTCGTTCCAGAAGGTCTCATAACCGAGCAGGCCGGCTATGGCTGGCCTACTATGCTCTTAATGGCGCTTGTAGGCATACCGCTGTACATGTGTGCCACATCTTCAACCCCGATTGCGGCCGCACTCATTGCCAAAGGGGTGAGCCCGGGTGCAGCGCTTGTCTTTCTTCTGACAGGGCCCGTCACCAATGCCGCGTCACTCACTGTGGTCGCGAAATTTCTAGGAGTGAGAGCTACAGTCGTCTATCTCGTTTCGATTTTTGCTTCTTCTCTACTCTTTGGCTGGGGTTTGAACTGGATATATAGAATATCCGGATTGGATGCCGTATCCATAGTAGGGAAAGGCGCTGAGCTGATTCCTTTCTGGCTCAAGGTGGGTGGAGGTTTAGGTTTGTTGCTGCTTATGGTAAACAGCATGATACAGCTGAGAAAGGAAAGAACCTGCGAGAACCACGGATGA
- a CDS encoding phosphopyruvate hydratase: MSEISKLRAREILDSRGNPTVEVDVELKSGVRATASAPSGASTGKHEAVELRDKDPQRYFGKGVMKAVSNVNEKINEAIVKKPFENPDEIDRLLLELDKSKEKNKSTIGANATCAVSMAVRKAVAAERDIELFGLFSETGPMLLPVPMINIINGGRHASSSLDVQEFMVVPDGASTFSLAIRMASEIFHALKLELENRGLSTLVGDEGGFAPDLESNQQALDLVTLAIEKAGYEAGKDAHIAIDVAASELYESDKYVFRWSDGSSKGSDEMIHVYEKWIDGYPIISIEDGLAEDDWKGWKNMTEVLGKKVQLVGDDIFVTNTKRLERGFAEGICNSVLVKVNQIGTVMEAHEVVKAAFDHGYNVVVSHRSGETEDSTIADLAVGWAACQIKSGSTCRSERLAKYNRILRIEDRLGTEAKYCGKHKNPYERFSNWRKSSRS, translated from the coding sequence ATGTCAGAAATATCAAAGCTGAGAGCAAGGGAGATTCTGGATTCCAGGGGGAATCCGACTGTCGAGGTTGATGTCGAATTGAAAAGCGGAGTAAGGGCGACTGCTTCGGCTCCATCCGGGGCTTCTACAGGAAAGCATGAGGCAGTTGAATTGAGGGACAAAGACCCGCAAAGGTACTTCGGAAAAGGGGTGATGAAAGCAGTTTCCAATGTCAATGAGAAGATAAATGAAGCGATAGTCAAGAAGCCTTTTGAGAATCCTGACGAAATAGACCGGTTGCTCCTGGAGCTGGACAAGAGCAAGGAAAAGAACAAGTCAACCATCGGTGCTAATGCCACCTGTGCTGTTTCAATGGCGGTGAGAAAGGCAGTGGCGGCCGAGAGAGATATTGAACTTTTCGGACTGTTTTCAGAAACAGGTCCGATGTTACTTCCTGTGCCCATGATAAACATAATAAACGGCGGCCGACACGCAAGTAGCAGCCTCGATGTTCAGGAGTTCATGGTCGTACCGGATGGAGCAAGTACCTTCTCTCTTGCCATCAGGATGGCTTCAGAGATATTTCATGCTCTCAAGTTGGAATTGGAAAATCGGGGGCTTTCCACGCTGGTTGGAGACGAAGGCGGCTTTGCGCCTGATCTGGAATCAAATCAGCAGGCACTGGACCTTGTTACCCTGGCCATTGAGAAAGCGGGATATGAAGCAGGAAAAGATGCTCATATAGCTATAGATGTTGCAGCCAGCGAACTGTATGAATCAGACAAGTACGTGTTCAGGTGGTCGGATGGGAGCAGCAAGGGTTCAGATGAAATGATACATGTATACGAGAAGTGGATCGATGGTTATCCAATAATTTCGATCGAAGATGGGCTGGCAGAGGATGACTGGAAGGGTTGGAAAAACATGACCGAGGTCCTGGGGAAGAAGGTGCAGCTCGTCGGCGACGACATCTTTGTCACCAATACGAAAAGACTGGAGAGAGGTTTTGCAGAGGGAATTTGCAACAGCGTATTGGTCAAGGTAAACCAGATAGGTACTGTCATGGAGGCCCATGAGGTTGTGAAAGCTGCTTTCGACCACGGATACAATGTGGTTGTCTCCCACCGATCAGGAGAAACCGAGGATTCCACCATCGCAGATCTTGCGGTGGGATGGGCGGCCTGTCAGATCAAATCAGGCTCCACATGCAGAAGCGAAAGACTCGCAAAGTACAACAGGATCCTCCGAATTGAAGACAGACTCGGGACCGAAGCCAAGTACTGCGGCAAACACAAGAACCCATATGAGAGGTTCTCCAATTGGAGAAAGTCCTCAAGAAGCTGA
- a CDS encoding glycerate kinase, translating into MEKVLKKLRKDAFLIFEAGLSAVSAKDAVEKALILENGMLRVREREYNLSSYARIYLLGGGKASADMVAALHEVLGDTIAGGVVSVPHGQGGKAGKVRLLEASHPEPDQSGVENTREILRVAGQAGRDDLVFCVISGGGSSLLIAPPDGISLADIVEMNKALLMCGADIKEINTIRKHVSTIKGGRLARKIYPASLVTLVVSDVVGDDLASIASGPTVPDTTSYGECLGIVEKYGLCGRIPDAVIQHLQRGADGMVEESVGDGDEAFKNTHSIVVASNSTAVKAASARAKEMRYGVVSMSSSVVGDTHDAAHSHVRLAKKVLTKNDPVAPPACIISGGETTVKVRGHGKGGRNQEFVLSAAAEIEGLPIAVLSMGTDGIDGLTDAAGAICDGKTMARARELQLEATSYLNNNDSYNFFARLGDLVMTGPTGTNVSDIHIIIIGKPT; encoded by the coding sequence TTGGAGAAAGTCCTCAAGAAGCTGAGAAAAGACGCCTTCCTCATCTTTGAGGCCGGGTTGAGCGCGGTCTCCGCAAAAGATGCTGTTGAGAAAGCTCTGATCCTTGAGAATGGAATGCTCAGGGTTCGCGAGCGCGAATACAACTTGAGCAGCTACGCGAGGATCTATCTGCTCGGTGGAGGCAAGGCCTCGGCCGATATGGTCGCTGCTCTTCACGAAGTCCTCGGAGATACGATAGCCGGGGGTGTAGTGAGCGTTCCTCATGGCCAGGGTGGAAAGGCCGGGAAGGTCCGATTGCTTGAGGCTTCTCATCCCGAGCCTGACCAGAGTGGGGTGGAAAACACCAGGGAGATTCTCAGGGTGGCAGGGCAGGCAGGCAGAGACGACCTGGTCTTTTGCGTCATATCCGGTGGAGGTTCGTCCCTTCTAATTGCACCTCCGGATGGCATTTCCCTTGCGGACATTGTCGAAATGAACAAAGCACTCCTCATGTGTGGTGCAGACATTAAGGAGATCAACACCATAAGGAAGCATGTCTCGACAATAAAAGGCGGGAGGCTGGCACGGAAGATCTATCCAGCATCGCTGGTCACACTTGTCGTCTCCGATGTTGTTGGAGATGACCTTGCGTCTATTGCCTCAGGACCGACAGTCCCGGACACAACCAGCTATGGAGAGTGTCTGGGGATTGTAGAGAAGTATGGCCTGTGTGGTCGTATTCCGGATGCGGTGATCCAACACCTCCAGAGGGGAGCTGATGGTATGGTGGAGGAGAGTGTCGGAGACGGGGACGAAGCATTCAAGAATACACATTCAATAGTGGTAGCCAGTAACTCCACAGCAGTAAAGGCTGCTTCGGCCAGGGCAAAAGAGATGCGATATGGAGTGGTTTCAATGTCCAGCTCTGTGGTGGGTGACACCCATGACGCGGCTCACTCTCATGTTCGACTTGCGAAGAAGGTTTTGACGAAAAATGATCCAGTCGCACCCCCTGCTTGCATCATATCAGGAGGGGAAACGACCGTGAAGGTGAGGGGTCATGGGAAGGGTGGGAGGAACCAGGAGTTCGTCCTCAGCGCCGCGGCTGAGATAGAAGGTCTGCCAATTGCTGTGCTTAGCATGGGGACAGACGGGATCGACGGGTTGACTGATGCAGCCGGAGCCATCTGCGATGGAAAAACTATGGCTAGAGCAAGGGAGCTTCAATTGGAAGCGACCTCGTATCTCAACAATAACGATTCATACAATTTCTTTGCACGACTTGGAGACCTGGTGATGACCGGTCCTACCGGAACAAACGTTTCGGATATACATATCATTATAATCGGAAAACCCACCTGA
- a CDS encoding TetR/AcrR family transcriptional regulator, whose amino-acid sequence MKISRKEREREVRKQEILAAAKALFAKEGYHGAALDEIALRAEFSKASLYTYFKDKEDLFYAVLEDGMDRLLEKVREIANQELPPLSKLELMVKGVVEYLEDDRDFFRVFNPERVRMTDMRDAHLNKRILPKLNAFVEVAALVVKEGIDQEKIKKVDPLEVANLLFGMIHSVVAQWLLEGAKEPLAERSKVILDVFLGGIQSRKGRK is encoded by the coding sequence ATGAAGATCTCCAGGAAGGAAAGGGAACGGGAAGTTCGAAAGCAGGAGATTCTTGCTGCAGCCAAGGCACTCTTCGCCAAGGAGGGGTACCATGGCGCGGCTCTAGATGAGATTGCATTGCGAGCTGAGTTTTCCAAGGCAAGTCTTTATACGTATTTCAAGGACAAAGAGGACCTGTTCTATGCAGTGCTCGAGGACGGAATGGACAGGCTGTTGGAAAAGGTGAGAGAGATAGCAAATCAAGAGTTGCCACCTCTGTCCAAACTGGAACTGATGGTTAAAGGCGTAGTGGAGTACCTGGAGGATGATCGCGACTTTTTCAGGGTTTTCAACCCAGAGAGGGTGAGGATGACTGACATGCGGGACGCGCACTTGAACAAGAGAATCCTTCCCAAACTGAACGCGTTCGTTGAGGTTGCAGCGCTTGTTGTGAAGGAAGGGATAGACCAGGAAAAGATAAAGAAGGTGGACCCGCTTGAGGTGGCGAACCTCCTGTTCGGGATGATACACTCGGTTGTGGCTCAGTGGCTTTTGGAAGGAGCCAAGGAACCACTGGCAGAAAGGTCGAAAGTCATTCTGGATGTATTTCTGGGTGGTATCCAGTCGAGAAAGGGGAGGAAATGA
- a CDS encoding TolC family protein codes for MNQFLLCFTILSLVASLGGSLEAQQPMALTLDRAIDMCLSRNWEVKAGLHKVAEAEGGVISARAGFMPTLNLRGSYTRLSEIPSLDMETPILGMQQVPVFGPMGDTIGYTYTLDFVGMEKLGFDMGEEDNYLASVGVTQPIFTWGRTLNGYWLAKHNLNASREDYRKKKQNAVFSVITSFYSVLVGREFLKLTEESYAQVARHAESAARLYREGKASRLDLMRANVARDNMKPQLLKARNSVELAIDGLKLAIGLDAVKQVEIKGELLYEPAEYNFEENLSAATIYRPDLLAAKERKKMASKAFAIAQAGNKPTIVARANYDYKKPYNFKNDWGTDWSATVALSFPIFSGFSTMGESRRAKAQLEQAEVAEGGLKALVELEVKSAYLALKEAEESIKSQKKNIEEAEEAYRIAEEQFENGLLSNIEYLDTQLALSQAKANYVKALGEFNIARAALDRAVGKDY; via the coding sequence ATGAACCAATTTCTGCTGTGTTTTACCATTCTATCTCTCGTTGCGTCACTTGGGGGGAGCCTTGAGGCTCAACAACCAATGGCTCTGACACTGGATAGAGCAATTGACATGTGCCTTAGCAGAAACTGGGAGGTCAAAGCCGGTTTGCATAAGGTGGCCGAGGCAGAGGGAGGAGTCATCTCTGCTCGAGCAGGGTTCATGCCCACCCTCAACCTCAGAGGAAGCTATACCCGCCTTTCAGAGATTCCAAGTCTTGACATGGAGACACCAATCCTCGGCATGCAACAGGTTCCGGTATTCGGGCCGATGGGAGACACCATAGGATACACCTACACACTTGACTTTGTGGGCATGGAAAAACTGGGTTTCGATATGGGTGAGGAGGATAACTATCTAGCAAGTGTGGGCGTCACACAACCCATTTTCACCTGGGGGAGGACGCTGAACGGATACTGGCTGGCCAAACACAACTTGAATGCTTCAAGAGAGGACTACAGAAAGAAGAAGCAAAACGCCGTCTTCAGTGTGATAACTTCATTTTACTCTGTTCTGGTGGGCAGGGAGTTCTTGAAGCTGACTGAGGAGAGCTATGCTCAGGTTGCCAGGCATGCAGAATCCGCGGCCAGGCTCTACAGGGAGGGGAAGGCGTCAAGGCTGGATCTGATGAGGGCCAACGTGGCCAGAGACAATATGAAACCACAGCTTTTAAAGGCAAGAAACTCGGTCGAGCTTGCTATCGATGGACTGAAACTGGCAATTGGTCTCGATGCAGTGAAGCAGGTGGAGATCAAAGGTGAGCTGCTCTATGAGCCCGCGGAGTACAACTTCGAGGAGAACCTCTCTGCAGCCACGATATACCGTCCGGACCTATTGGCTGCGAAAGAAAGAAAGAAGATGGCAAGTAAGGCTTTTGCCATTGCACAGGCCGGTAACAAACCTACTATTGTGGCCAGAGCAAACTATGACTACAAGAAGCCATACAACTTCAAGAACGACTGGGGCACAGACTGGAGCGCGACAGTTGCTCTATCCTTCCCGATCTTCAGCGGGTTCTCCACCATGGGTGAGTCGAGAAGAGCCAAAGCCCAGCTTGAACAGGCAGAGGTAGCTGAAGGTGGTTTGAAGGCACTTGTCGAGCTGGAGGTGAAGTCCGCGTATCTTGCCCTGAAGGAGGCCGAAGAATCTATCAAATCGCAGAAGAAAAATATCGAAGAGGCTGAAGAAGCGTACCGGATCGCCGAGGAACAGTTTGAAAACGGACTATTGAGCAACATCGAGTACCTGGACACTCAACTCGCATTGTCACAGGCCAAGGCCAACTATGTCAAAGCATTGGGAGAGTTCAATATCGCAAGGGCAGCTCTGGATAGAGCTGTGGGGAAGGACTACTAG
- a CDS encoding efflux RND transporter periplasmic adaptor subunit yields the protein MKKTVIWIIVAAFILLIGYRVVQRVGQRRASGLIEEKRSVPVRVMEVTRASIREILSFTGDIKGKEQVNVYSEVPGRIRSYAVREGQWVKKDGLLATVDRGITGLEFEPAKIRSPIGGIVGRVFLDIGDVVAPQVPVALVVRMNKVEVTINVVERDIPKVKTGLQASIKVDAYPDMSFEGKVTMMSPVVDPISRTSRAEITVDNRKGFLKPGMFARVDLVVREEKNTVVVPADAVLGRIERYAFVVEQGKAVRKPVSLGIRENNRVQVIEGLDASDTLVVVGQRVVDDGEEVTIVVE from the coding sequence ATGAAAAAGACAGTGATATGGATAATAGTCGCCGCATTCATTCTACTGATAGGCTACAGGGTTGTGCAGAGAGTTGGGCAAAGGAGAGCATCGGGTCTGATTGAAGAGAAAAGAAGTGTTCCTGTACGAGTGATGGAGGTCACCAGGGCTTCCATAAGGGAGATTCTTTCATTCACAGGAGACATCAAGGGAAAAGAGCAGGTGAATGTCTATTCTGAGGTGCCGGGCAGGATAAGATCCTATGCAGTGAGGGAAGGACAATGGGTTAAGAAAGATGGGCTCTTAGCCACAGTAGATAGAGGCATAACCGGACTGGAATTTGAACCGGCGAAGATTCGTTCTCCCATAGGAGGAATTGTGGGTAGAGTTTTTCTTGATATTGGCGATGTAGTTGCCCCACAGGTGCCGGTTGCACTGGTGGTCAGAATGAACAAGGTTGAAGTAACCATCAATGTTGTTGAAAGGGATATTCCGAAGGTAAAAACCGGGCTGCAAGCATCCATAAAGGTTGATGCATATCCAGATATGAGCTTTGAAGGGAAAGTGACGATGATGAGTCCGGTCGTGGACCCCATCTCAAGGACTTCCAGGGCGGAGATAACCGTTGACAATAGAAAAGGATTTCTGAAGCCCGGGATGTTCGCGCGGGTTGACCTTGTAGTGAGAGAGGAGAAGAATACTGTGGTTGTGCCTGCAGATGCCGTGCTTGGAAGGATAGAGCGCTATGCATTCGTCGTTGAGCAGGGGAAAGCGGTGAGAAAACCGGTCAGCCTGGGCATTCGTGAGAATAACCGCGTGCAGGTGATAGAAGGCTTGGATGCCAGTGATACCCTCGTTGTAGTGGGACAGCGTGTAGTAGATGATGGTGAAGAGGTAACGATAGTGGTGGAGTAG
- a CDS encoding efflux RND transporter permease subunit → MKLSEFAVHRPVTTLMIFAGILLLGIISLIRLPFELMPDISTPAVSVVTPYSGAAAVDVEKRITEVVESAMSTVSNVKELKSISKEGLSVVTLMMNFGANIDEASNDIRDKLDWVKPYLPDDAGTPTIFKFDLSDYPIFFLGVSATESYFDLHQIIEKRVVDPLKRIQGVGAINIFGGLERQINVRVDRNRLAGYSLSIEAIEMALKAANFGEPAGNLRVGRLDYMVRVPGDFVSIDEVSSVVVGRRVGGSIRLSDVATVEDGFKEEKSKVRVMGKPGLMVIIQKRSGVNTVEVARAVRSKLESLRKELPPDVEVSTIMDASEFIEDSLKDLTTTILWGALFVVLIVFFFLRHVGGSFIITLTIPFSIVLGFIFLYFRGFTINHMSLTSLAIAIGMVVDNAVVILENIFRHTEEGHKPESAAIEASYEVGRAVAASTATTVAIFVPLIFIGGVIGIMFKQLAYVVIIVLSASLFTALTLTPMLSSRIFRNVGKNRDSVGRYRRFYEKTEQGFRNFTDRYRSLLEWSLDHKRVVVILAGLIFAFSLLPVFIGLIGTEFFPEMDQGEARGSIVLPVGLSVDETDSLVRKIEKIIEDNVPERTVSLVRMGQSESGFASIMGREGPNIGEFLIELVDKDQRDRSSAEIAESLEELAKDLAGAEEVNFTTEDPLMQLLFGGAGAITIELYGYDITESDSLAQVLKSGMEKIPGVYGVTVSREKGKPELQVKIDREKAAALGLSVSQIASTIRKNFYGTVSTAYREAGEQHDIFVRLSDSDRESVFDLENIFVTTSLGTRVPISNLAVLEEGVGPVEIERKNRERVVRIQSGLRGRPLGDVANDLRRFLAQVKLPEGYATSVSGSIEQQATAFRNLFVALILGMILVYMVMAAQFESFVDPFVVIFSVPFGIVGVIWFLLLTGKTLNLMSFIGMVMLVGIVVNNSIVLVDYTNLLRKRGMELREAVLRSGQTRLRPILMTALTTVFALVPLALSKGEGAEIWNSLAVAVIGGLLFSTMISLVLVPTLYAIFEERAKPTDENENRSRVV, encoded by the coding sequence ATGAAACTCTCTGAGTTCGCAGTACACAGGCCCGTTACCACTTTGATGATTTTTGCCGGGATACTTCTTCTGGGAATCATATCCTTGATCAGGCTTCCATTTGAGTTGATGCCTGACATAAGTACGCCCGCCGTCAGTGTGGTAACTCCGTACTCCGGAGCCGCTGCCGTAGACGTGGAGAAACGGATTACTGAAGTTGTAGAGTCTGCGATGTCAACGGTATCGAATGTGAAAGAGCTCAAATCAATTTCGAAGGAGGGGCTATCCGTCGTCACACTGATGATGAACTTCGGGGCAAATATCGATGAGGCTTCCAACGACATAAGGGATAAGCTTGATTGGGTGAAGCCTTACTTGCCCGATGACGCGGGCACGCCCACCATTTTCAAGTTTGACCTCTCAGACTATCCCATATTCTTCCTGGGAGTGAGCGCCACAGAGAGCTATTTTGACCTTCACCAGATAATCGAAAAGAGGGTGGTGGACCCCTTGAAGCGCATCCAGGGGGTCGGAGCCATCAACATATTTGGTGGATTGGAAAGGCAGATAAATGTCAGAGTGGACAGGAATCGTCTGGCCGGATACAGCCTCAGCATCGAAGCAATTGAGATGGCTTTGAAAGCAGCAAACTTTGGCGAACCTGCAGGGAATCTGAGAGTAGGAAGACTTGACTACATGGTGAGGGTTCCAGGAGATTTCGTTTCTATCGACGAAGTAAGCAGTGTGGTGGTGGGTCGGCGCGTAGGTGGATCCATTCGCCTGTCAGACGTTGCCACGGTTGAAGACGGGTTCAAAGAGGAAAAGAGTAAGGTCAGGGTAATGGGCAAGCCAGGGCTTATGGTCATAATCCAGAAACGGAGCGGTGTTAACACGGTCGAAGTGGCAAGAGCTGTGCGATCAAAACTTGAGTCCCTTAGAAAAGAGCTGCCGCCTGATGTGGAAGTATCAACCATAATGGACGCCTCTGAATTCATAGAGGACTCTCTCAAGGACCTGACCACTACTATTCTCTGGGGAGCACTGTTTGTCGTTCTGATCGTTTTCTTTTTCCTGAGACATGTGGGGGGTTCCTTTATCATAACTCTCACCATTCCTTTCTCGATTGTCCTCGGTTTCATCTTTCTCTACTTCAGAGGATTCACGATAAATCATATGTCACTCACCTCACTAGCCATCGCCATAGGAATGGTTGTGGATAATGCGGTTGTCATACTGGAGAACATATTCAGACATACCGAGGAAGGACACAAACCGGAGAGTGCGGCCATTGAAGCAAGCTACGAGGTTGGCAGAGCGGTGGCAGCCTCAACGGCTACCACGGTCGCCATATTCGTGCCGTTGATTTTCATCGGCGGTGTCATCGGTATTATGTTCAAACAACTTGCCTATGTGGTTATCATAGTTTTGAGCGCTTCCCTTTTCACTGCTCTGACACTGACTCCCATGCTCTCTTCGCGGATATTCAGGAATGTGGGAAAAAACCGAGATTCCGTTGGAAGATATCGGCGTTTCTATGAAAAGACCGAGCAGGGTTTCAGGAATTTCACTGACAGGTATCGTTCTCTGCTGGAATGGTCGCTTGATCACAAGAGAGTAGTGGTTATTCTGGCAGGTCTTATTTTTGCATTCAGTCTGTTGCCCGTGTTCATTGGTTTGATCGGGACTGAGTTCTTCCCCGAGATGGACCAGGGAGAAGCGAGAGGCAGTATCGTTTTACCTGTTGGCTTGTCAGTTGACGAAACCGATTCATTGGTCAGAAAGATTGAGAAGATCATAGAAGACAACGTTCCTGAGAGAACGGTGAGCTTAGTCCGGATGGGGCAGTCTGAATCTGGGTTCGCTTCCATCATGGGCAGAGAAGGTCCAAACATAGGCGAGTTCTTGATTGAACTTGTGGACAAGGATCAGCGGGATCGCTCATCTGCTGAGATTGCAGAGTCCCTGGAAGAATTGGCAAAGGACCTAGCGGGGGCGGAAGAGGTCAACTTCACAACTGAAGACCCCCTGATGCAGCTTCTTTTTGGGGGTGCCGGGGCCATTACGATTGAACTGTATGGATACGACATTACGGAGTCGGATTCTCTGGCTCAAGTTCTGAAGTCGGGGATGGAGAAGATCCCAGGTGTCTATGGTGTGACAGTGTCCAGGGAGAAAGGCAAGCCTGAGCTACAGGTTAAGATTGATAGAGAAAAGGCGGCAGCACTTGGTCTATCAGTATCCCAGATAGCTTCAACCATTAGAAAGAACTTCTACGGTACTGTCTCAACTGCGTACCGTGAGGCAGGAGAACAGCATGATATCTTCGTCAGATTGTCTGACAGTGACCGTGAGTCTGTATTTGATCTCGAGAACATATTCGTAACGACTTCGCTGGGGACAAGAGTTCCTATTTCCAATCTCGCAGTACTGGAAGAAGGTGTGGGTCCGGTGGAGATAGAACGGAAGAATCGAGAAAGGGTCGTAAGAATACAGTCGGGCCTGCGTGGAAGACCTCTCGGGGACGTGGCTAACGATCTTCGACGGTTCCTCGCGCAGGTCAAGTTGCCTGAAGGTTATGCTACCAGCGTGAGCGGAAGCATTGAACAACAGGCTACCGCTTTCAGGAATCTCTTCGTTGCATTGATTTTGGGAATGATACTTGTTTACATGGTGATGGCTGCGCAGTTTGAGTCTTTTGTGGACCCGTTCGTTGTCATCTTCTCTGTTCCTTTTGGAATAGTGGGAGTGATATGGTTCCTGTTGCTGACCGGCAAGACGCTTAATCTCATGTCATTCATAGGTATGGTGATGCTCGTGGGTATTGTGGTCAACAATTCGATCGTACTTGTTGACTATACCAATTTATTGAGGAAGAGGGGGATGGAATTGCGTGAAGCGGTGCTGAGGTCCGGGCAGACGAGGCTCAGGCCAATTCTCATGACCGCACTGACCACCGTTTTCGCTCTGGTGCCTCTTGCCCTGAGCAAAGGGGAGGGTGCCGAGATCTGGAATTCTCTCGCCGTGGCAGTGATAGGAGGGCTGCTTTTCTCCACCATGATTAGCCTTGTCCTCGTACCTACCCTCTACGCCATATTCGAAGAGAGAGCAAAACCCACCGATGAAAACGAAAATCGAAGTCGTGTTGTGTGA